A section of the Sebastes fasciatus isolate fSebFas1 chromosome 5, fSebFas1.pri, whole genome shotgun sequence genome encodes:
- the lrrc8db gene encoding leucine rich repeat containing 8 VRAC subunit Db: MFTLTEVASLNDIQPTYRILKPWWDVFMDYLGIVMLMLAIFSGTMQLTKDQVVCLPILEQNPEEAGGFSGPRPPETADSLWNKESAIGEQAAPLMAKRPPDSIAPTVPFTQSGTFGQPQPTGVRTRLDFQQYVFVNQMCYHVALPWYSKYFPYLALIHTIVLMVSSNFWFKYPKTSSKIEHFVSILGKCFESPWTTKALSETACEDSEENKQRLACASSLLKHMSMCSEDGSPNQSTPMLTKSGVTFSAEKLVSEVPAMTILDKKDGEQAKALFEKVRKFRAHVEDSDLIYRLYAIQTVIKTVKFILILCYTMTFVASIDFDHVCEPDIKHLTGYSKFHCTHNMAFMLKKLLVSYIALICVYGIICIYTLFWLFRRPLKEYSFEKVREESSFSDIPDVKNDFAFLLHMVDQYDQLYSKRFGVFLSEVSENKLREISLNHEWTFEKLRQHVTRNPQEKLELHLFMLSGVPDAVFDLTDLEILKLELIPEARIIAKISQMINLQELHFYHCPAKVEQTAFIFLRDQLRCLHVKFTDVAEIPSWVYLLKNLRELYLVGNLNSENNKMIGLESLRDLRHLHTLHLKSNLTKIPTNITDLSPHLIKLVIHNDGTKLLVLNSLKKIMNLAELELLNCELERIPHAIFSLNNLQELDLKSNNIRTIEEIISFQHLKRLTCLKLWHNKIITIPLSISHVKNLESLYLSHNKLESLPASLFTLLKLRYLDVSHNSIAVIPPEAGFLQNLQHFAIAGNKVEVVPKQLFKCNKLRTLCLSHNCISSIPEKIGQLSQLTHLELKGNCLDRLPAQLGQCGLLRRSCLILEDHLFDSLPMEVKESINQESSVSFQNGCKCLSDGR, translated from the coding sequence ATGTTCACCCTCACAGAAGTAGCCTCCCTGAATGACATTCAGCCGACCTATCGAATACTGAAACCATGGTGGGATGTCTTCATGGATTATCTTGGTATTGTCATGTTGATGTTGGCCATATTTTCTGGAACGATGCAGCTAACTAAGGATCAAGTGGTTTGTCTTCCCATTCTGGAACAAAATCCCGAGGAGGCCGGGGGCTTCTCAGGACCCCGACCCCCGGAGACAGCTGACAGTTTATGGAACAAAGAAAGCGCCATTGGAGAGCAGGCCGCTCCTTTAATGGCTAAAAGGCCTCCTGATAGCATCGCCCCTACAGTTCCCTTTACACAGTCGGGTACTTTTGGGCAGCCTCAGCCAACAGGTGTCAGGACCAGGCTGGATTTTCAGCAGTATGTTTTTGTCAACCAGATGTGCTACCATGTTGCCCTTCCTTGGTATTCCAAATATTTCCCGTACCTCGCTCTAATCCACACTATTGTATTAATGGTCAGTAGCAACTTCTGGTTCAAGTACCCAAAGACAAGTTCCAAAATAGAACATTTTGTTTCCATACTGGGGAAATGTTTCGAATCGCCTTGGACTACCAAAGCACTGTCCGAGACCGCCTGCGAGGACTCGGAGGAGAACAAGCAGAGACTGGCCTGTGCCTCCTCCCTCCTGAAGCATATGTCCATGTGCAGCGAGGACGGGAGTCCAAACCAGTCCACCCCAATGCTGACTAAATCTGGCGTCACGTTTTCGGCTGAAAAGCTCGTGAGTGAAGTTCCCGCCATGACCATACTGGACAAGAAAGATGGCGAGCAAGCAAAAGCCCTGTTTGAAAAAGTCCGGAAATTCCGTGCCCATGTGGAAGACAGTGACTTGATTTACAGGCTGTATGCCATTCAGACAGTCATCAAAACGGTCAAATTCATTTTGATCCTGTGCTACACGATGACGTTTGTCGCCTCTATAGATTTCGACCACGTGTGTGAGCCTGATATAAAGCATTTGACTGGATACAGCAAGTTCCATTGTACCCACAACATGGCATTCATGTTAAAGAAACTCCTCGTTAGTTATATTGCTCTCATATGCGTTTATGGCATAATCTGCATATACACACTGTTCTGGCTTTTTCGGCGACCACTTAAGGAGTATTCCTTTGAAAAAgtcagagaggagagcagcttCAGTGACATTCCAGATGTTAAGAATGACTTTGCGTTCCTCCTCCACATGGTCGATCAGTACGACCAGCTGTATTCAAAGCGTTTtggtgtctttctctctgaggTGAGCGAGAACAAACTTCGGGAGATCAGCCTGAACCACGAGTGGACCTTTGAGAAGTTGCGGCAGCATGTGACTCGCAATCCTCAAGAGAAGTTGGAGCTCCATCTTTTCATGCTCTCCGGAGTGCCAGATGCTGTGTTTGATCTCACTGATTTGGAAATCCTCAAGTTAGAATTAATCCCAGAGGCCAGGATAATAGCGAAGATCTCACAAATGATAAACCTCCAGGAGCTGCACTTCTATCACTGTCCAGCCAAAGTTGAACAGACTGCTTTCATTTTTCTTCGCGACCAACTCCGGTGCCTTCATGTCAAATTTACAGATGTCGCTGAGATTCCAAGCTGGGTTTACTTGTTGAAGAATTTAAGGGAGCTGTACTTGGTTGGTAACTTGAActctgaaaacaacaaaatgatcgGACTCGAGTCTCTGCGAGACCTCAGGCACTTACATACTCTGCATCTCAAAAGCAACCTCACAAAGATCCCTACAAACATAACGGATCTGTCTCCGCATCTGATCAAGTTGGTCATTCATAATGACGGTACGAAACTCTTAGTGCTGAATAGTTTGAAGAAAATAATGAATCTCGCCGAACTGGAGCTTCTCAACTGTGAGCTGGAGCGAATCCCCCACGCTATTTTCAGTTTGAACAACCTTCAGGAACTGGATTTAAAATCCAACAACATCCGCACCATAGAGGAGATCATCAGCTTTCAGCACCTCAAGAGACTGACGTGCCTCAAACTTTGGCACAATAAGATCATCACCATTCCGTTGTCAATTAGCCACGTCAAAAACCTTGAGTCGCTCTATCTGTCACACAACAAGCTTGAGTCCCTACCCGCATCGTTATTCACCCTTCTCAAATTGAGGTACCTCGATGTTAGCCACAACTCTATAGCGGTAATACCACCGGAGGCTGGCTTCCTGCAGAACCTCCAACATTTTGCCATTGCTGGCAACAAAGTCGAGGTAGTTCCCAAGCAACTGTTCAAGTGCAACAAACTGAGGACCTTATGTCTCAGCCACAACTGTATCTCCTCCATTCCGGAGAAAATCGGCCAACTCTCGCAGCTGACACATCTGGAACTGAAGGGAAACTGTCTGGATCGTCTCCCGGCTCAGCTCGGTCAGTGCGGCCTGCTGCGCAGGAGCTGCCTGATTTTGGAGGATCATCTCTTTGACTCCCTCCCCATGGAGGTCAAAGAGAGCATCAATCAGGAATCTAGTGTTTCTTTTCAAAATGGCTGTAAGTGTCTAAGTGATGGACGGTAG
- the lrrc8c gene encoding volume-regulated anion channel subunit LRRC8C encodes MIPVMEFRQFSEQQPAFRVLKPWWDVFTDYLAVVMLMIGVFGCTLQVMQDKIICLPKRVPENTSEVEVKSLLPLQSNISSVPSEMTGLKTDLDLQQYSFINQMCYEKALHWYAKYFPYLVLIHTLIFMVCSNFWFKFPGSSSKIEHFISMLGKCFDSPWTTRALSEVSGENPEEKDHKKSASFKSNITVSPGEGSLEKTQSLRSIPEKIVVDKPSASVLDKKEGEQAKALFEKVKKFRIHVEEGDILYLMYVRQTVFKVFKFLLIIAYNSSLVKEVRNSVRCEVEIQDMTGYKDFQCNHTMAHLFSKLSYCYLCLVAVYGLTSLYTSYWLFYRSLKEYSFEYVRQETGISDIPDVKNDFAFMLHMIDQYDPLYSKRFAVFLSEVSENKLKQLNLNHEWTAEKLRQRLQTNSNNRLELQLFMLPGLPDTVFELTELQSLKLEIINNATIPASISQLEDLQELSLYQCSLKLHTTATSFLKENLKVLRVKFDDNRELPNWMYGLRNLEELYLTGSLSLDASKNIVLESLRELKCLKTLSLKSNLTKILQSIVDVSSHLQRLYLRNDGTKLVMPNNLKKMNNLIELELVRCDLERIPHAIFSLTNLQELDLKENNLRSIEEIISFQYLRKLTCLKLWYNGIMYIPEHIKKLGSLERLYFSHNKIEILPSHLFLCNKLRYLDLSNNDIRFIPPEIGVLQSLQYFSVTCNKIENLPDELFFCKKLKTLKLGKNSLSILSPKISYLALLTYLDLKCNHFEVLPQELGCCRALKRSGLIVEDALFETLPSDVRDQMKAE; translated from the exons ATGATTCCTGTGATGGAATTCCGTCAGTTCTCTGAACAGCAGCCAGCGTTCAGAGTCCTGAAGCCGTGGTGGGACGTGTTCACCGACTACCTGGCTGTAGTCATGCTCATGATCGGTGTCTTTGGATGCACTCTTCAG GTAATGCAAGATAAAATCATATGCCTTCCTAAGAGAGTACCGGAGAACACAAGTGAAGTGGAAGTGAAGTCACTGTTACCCCTGCAATCCAATATTTCATCCGTACCAAGCGAAATGACAGGCCTGAAAACCGATCTGGATCTTCAACAGTACAGTTTCATCAATCAGATGTGTTACGAGAAGGCTCTGCATTGGTATGCCAAGTACTTCCCTTATTTGGTCCTTATACACACACTCATTTTCATGGTGTGTAGCAACTTCTGGTTCAAATTCCCCGGCTCGAGTTCTAAAATAGAGCATTTTATCTCCATGCTTGGCAAGTGCTTCGACTCTCCCTGGACCACGCGAGCTTTGTCGGAGGTGTCCGGAGAAAATCCTGAAGAAAAGGACCATAAAAAGAGTGCCTCTTTTAAGTCCAACATCACCGTGTCTCCTGGAGAAGGAAGTCTGGAGAAGACACAGTCCCTCCGGTCGATCCCGGAAAAGATTGTAGTCGACAAGCCATCAGCAAGCGTTCTTGATAAAAAAGAGGGCGAGCAAGCTAAAGCTCTTTTTGAAAAGGTGAAGAAGTTCCGTATACACGTCGAGGAAGGAGACATCCTCTATCTTATGTACGTTCGGCAGACAGTCTTCAAGGTGTTTAAATTCCTTCTGATCATCGCTTACAATAGTTCTCTAGTGAAAGAAGTGCGGAATAGTGTGAGATGCGAAGTTGAGATCCAGGACATGACGGGCTACAAAGACTTTCAATGTAACCACACAATGGCTCATCTGTTTTCTAAGCTCTCTTACTGTTACCTGTGTTTAGTGGCCGTCTATGGATTAACAAGCCTTTACACCTCTTACTGGCTGTTTTACCGCTCACTGAAAGAATACTCCTTTGAGTATGTGCGACAGGAAACGGGCATCAGTGACATCCCGGACGTCAAAAACGACTTTGCTTTCATGCTGCACATGATCGATCAGTATGACCCGCTGTACTCTAAACGGTTTGCAGTTTTTCTATCCGAGGTCAGCGAGAACAAACTGAAACAGCTCAACCTCAACCATGAGTGGACCGCGGAGAAATTGCGTCAGAGGCTGCAGactaacagcaacaacagactgGAACTTCAGCTGTTCATGCTCCCTGGGTTACCCGACACTGTCTTTGAGTTGACGGAGCTGCAGTCGCTCAAGCTAGAGATCATCAACAATGCCACCATCCCTGCCTCAATCTCTCAGCTTGAAGACCTTCAGGAGCTGTCGCTTTACCAATGCTCTTTGAAGTTGCACACAACAGCTACCTCCTTTCTCAAAGAGAACCTGAAAGTGCTTCGTGTGAAATTCGATGACAACAGGGAACTTCCAAACTGGATGTATGGCTTGCGCAACTTAGAGGAGCTCTATCTCACCGGGTCTCTAAGCCTCGATGCCTCCAAAAATATAGTTCTTGAGTCGCTGCGGGAGCTGAAGTGTTTGAAAACTCTATCCCTTAAGAGTAATTTGACAAAGATACTCCAGTCAATAGTGGATGTCTCAAGTCATCTGCAGCGGCTGTACTTACGCAACGATGGCACTAAGCTAGTAATGCCCAACAACCTGAAAAAGATGAACAACCTGATCGAGCTGGAGCTAGTGCGTTGTGATCTGGAGCGCATCCCGCACGCAATCTTCAGCCTTACGAATCTGCAAGAGCTCGACCTGAAAGAGAACAACCTTCGTTCAATAGAGGAGATCATCAGCTTCCAGTATCTTCGAAAACTCACTTGCCTCAAACTTTGGTACAATGGTATCATGTACATCCCAGAGCATATCAAGAAGCTCGGCAGCCTAGAGCGCCTCTACTTCAGCCACAACAAGATCGAGATATTGCCTTCGCACCTGTTCTTGTGCAACAAGCTGCGCTACCTGGACCTGTCAAACAATGACATCCGATTCATCCCTCCAGAAATTGGGGTCCTTCAGAGTCTGCAGTATTTCTCTGTCACCTGTAACAAAATCGAAAATCTACCAGATGAGCTCTTCTTTTGCAAAAAGCTCAAAACACTAAAGCTGGGCAAAAACTCTCTGTCCATACTCTCGCCAAAAATCTCCTACCTAGCTCTACTGACATACTTGGACCTCAAATGCAACCACTTTGAGGTTCTGCCGCAAGAGCTCGGTTGCTGTCGTGCTTTGAAGCGCAGTGGCCTTATAGTGGAAGACGCACTGTTTGAAACTCTGCCTTCTGATGTCAGGGACCAAATGAAGGCTGAGTGA